The following coding sequences lie in one Kribbella sp. NBC_00709 genomic window:
- a CDS encoding pyridoxal phosphate-dependent aminotransferase has product MPTFPSNQIMSLTAEQSQHELGESYGPDLRLADLLTPELADLELSYGTAAGDPRLRAAIADRHGVRPDQVVVTVGGMHGIFLLSYLLADGGGQVVTTAPMFPMTRNIYASLGADVRVVPVTFDDGYRLTADAVRAQLTADTKLVSLTTPQNPSGVAVPLETLQEIVIAMNAVCPDAYLMIDETYRVASYGDDAVAETAVRLGPKVVSVASLSKCHGAAGLRIGWVISTDAELVDQLSTAKFSTVVSASPVSEALAVRVFEQEDQILGVRRSWLAENLLITQDWVSENSDVVEWVRPDAGALCVVRLKPPVDLDRFGKACRELGVRLADGDWFGDEPGVFRLGFGFLPAGELKAALDALREAVHAAH; this is encoded by the coding sequence ATGCCCACCTTCCCGAGCAACCAGATCATGTCGCTGACCGCCGAGCAGTCCCAGCACGAGCTGGGCGAGAGCTACGGGCCGGACCTTCGCCTGGCCGACCTGCTGACCCCGGAGCTGGCGGACCTCGAGCTCAGCTACGGGACCGCGGCCGGCGATCCCCGGTTGCGGGCAGCGATCGCGGACCGGCACGGCGTACGTCCGGATCAGGTCGTCGTCACGGTCGGCGGCATGCACGGGATCTTCCTGCTGTCGTACCTGCTCGCGGACGGCGGCGGCCAGGTCGTCACGACCGCGCCGATGTTCCCGATGACGCGCAACATCTACGCGTCGCTCGGCGCCGACGTGCGGGTGGTTCCGGTGACGTTCGACGACGGGTACCGCCTGACCGCCGACGCAGTACGGGCGCAGCTGACAGCGGATACGAAGCTGGTCAGCCTCACGACCCCGCAGAACCCGTCCGGTGTCGCCGTACCGCTGGAAACCCTGCAGGAGATCGTGATCGCGATGAACGCGGTCTGTCCGGATGCCTATCTGATGATCGATGAGACGTACCGGGTCGCGTCGTACGGCGATGACGCGGTAGCGGAGACGGCCGTTCGGCTCGGGCCGAAGGTCGTGTCGGTCGCGTCGTTGTCGAAGTGCCATGGGGCGGCGGGGCTGCGGATCGGGTGGGTGATCAGCACGGATGCGGAGCTGGTCGACCAGCTGAGTACGGCGAAGTTCAGCACGGTGGTGTCGGCGTCGCCGGTGTCCGAGGCGTTGGCTGTCCGGGTGTTCGAGCAGGAGGACCAGATCCTCGGCGTACGACGGTCCTGGCTGGCGGAGAACCTCCTGATCACGCAGGACTGGGTGAGCGAGAACAGCGACGTCGTGGAGTGGGTCCGGCCGGACGCGGGGGCGTTGTGCGTGGTGCGGTTGAAGCCGCCGGTCGACCTGGACCGCTTTGGTAAGGCTTGCCGGGAGCTGGGCGTGCGCCTGGCCGACGGTGACTGGTTCGGGGACGAGCCCGGGGTCTTCCGGCTCGGGTTCGGGTTCTTGCCGGCCGGGGAGCTGAAGGCGGCACTGGATGCGCTGCGCGAGGCTGTCCACGCCGCCCACTAG
- the tmk gene encoding dTMP kinase, whose amino-acid sequence MPEVYDPLTDPAPAHDVRAVLRIRAFRRLWIAFGLSSLGDWIGLLALTAMAKSFAGDNYQAANFAIGGVLFLRVLPALVMGPVAGWIADRLDRRWTMIIGDLVRAAFFVSIPIVGTLTWVLVATVLIEIVSLIWGPAKDASVPNLIPRHRLEAANQLSLITTYGTALPAAAIFTAITLVSRWAGDFAIDLAVYVNAATFVISALAIVSVAEIGRAIHEHEDHPTLWRTMVEGWSYVTGTPVVRGLVVGISGAFAAGAVVIGLGRTYVEGLGAGDPGYGVLFGAVFGGLALGMGFGPRIFSGLSRRRLFAAGLVGSGICLAGLALIQQIEIATMIAILLGFCAGGSWVSGYTLLGLEVPDAVRGRTFAFVQSAVRTVLAVTLAIAPFAAGAIGRHTWTISGHSATYNGASMTMLAAAILAGVIGLLAWRQMDDRPGVPFWRDVRRSFGKTRGDYPTTGLFIAFEGGEGAGKSTQSALLVKWLEEQGQQVLLTREPGATELGKTLRQIVLDPATGDISHRAEALLYAADKAEHVDSVIKPALKAGAVVITDRYVDSALAYQGSGRDLDLSDVERVNRWATDDLRPNLTILLDLPPKRGLGRFEERDRIEAQSDEFHERVRHAFLELAAAEPQYYLILDATQDREDIAKQIRARLQPILPKVGL is encoded by the coding sequence GTGCCGGAGGTTTACGACCCGCTGACTGATCCTGCACCGGCGCATGACGTGCGCGCGGTGTTGCGGATCCGGGCGTTCCGGCGGCTGTGGATCGCGTTCGGGTTGTCGAGTCTCGGCGACTGGATCGGGCTGCTGGCGCTGACCGCGATGGCGAAGTCGTTCGCCGGCGACAACTACCAGGCGGCGAACTTCGCGATCGGCGGCGTGCTGTTCCTGCGCGTGCTGCCCGCGCTGGTGATGGGACCGGTGGCGGGCTGGATCGCGGATCGGCTGGACCGGCGCTGGACGATGATCATCGGCGACCTGGTCCGGGCCGCGTTCTTCGTCAGCATCCCGATCGTCGGCACGCTGACCTGGGTGCTGGTGGCGACCGTGCTGATCGAGATCGTCAGCCTGATCTGGGGTCCGGCCAAGGACGCCAGCGTGCCGAACCTGATTCCACGGCACCGGCTCGAGGCGGCCAACCAGCTCAGCCTGATCACGACGTACGGCACGGCTCTCCCGGCCGCGGCGATCTTCACCGCGATCACTCTGGTCTCCCGCTGGGCCGGTGACTTCGCCATCGACCTGGCCGTGTACGTGAACGCGGCGACCTTCGTCATCTCCGCCTTGGCGATCGTGTCGGTTGCCGAGATCGGCCGCGCGATCCACGAGCACGAGGACCACCCGACGCTGTGGCGGACCATGGTCGAGGGCTGGTCCTACGTCACCGGCACGCCGGTGGTCCGCGGTCTGGTTGTCGGCATCTCCGGCGCGTTCGCGGCCGGCGCGGTCGTGATCGGCCTCGGCCGCACGTACGTCGAGGGTCTCGGGGCCGGCGACCCCGGGTACGGCGTGCTGTTCGGTGCCGTTTTCGGCGGTCTCGCGCTCGGGATGGGGTTCGGGCCGCGGATCTTCTCCGGACTGTCCCGGCGGCGGCTGTTCGCGGCCGGGCTGGTCGGATCCGGCATCTGCCTGGCCGGACTGGCGCTGATCCAGCAGATCGAGATCGCGACGATGATCGCGATCCTGCTCGGGTTCTGCGCCGGCGGCTCCTGGGTTTCCGGGTACACGCTGCTCGGCCTCGAAGTACCGGACGCCGTTCGCGGGCGGACGTTCGCGTTCGTGCAGTCCGCCGTCCGCACGGTGCTCGCGGTGACGCTGGCGATCGCGCCGTTCGCCGCCGGTGCGATCGGCCGGCACACGTGGACGATCAGCGGCCACTCGGCGACGTACAACGGCGCCTCGATGACGATGCTCGCGGCGGCGATCCTGGCCGGCGTGATCGGCCTGCTCGCCTGGCGGCAGATGGACGACCGTCCGGGCGTGCCGTTCTGGCGCGACGTACGGCGGAGCTTCGGGAAGACGCGTGGTGACTATCCGACCACTGGCCTGTTCATCGCGTTCGAGGGCGGCGAGGGCGCTGGGAAGTCGACGCAGTCCGCGCTGCTGGTGAAATGGCTCGAAGAGCAGGGGCAACAGGTCCTGCTGACCCGCGAGCCGGGCGCGACCGAGCTCGGCAAGACACTGCGGCAGATCGTTCTCGATCCGGCGACCGGCGACATCTCACACCGTGCGGAGGCGTTGCTGTACGCCGCCGACAAGGCCGAGCACGTCGACTCGGTGATCAAGCCGGCGCTGAAGGCGGGTGCGGTCGTGATCACCGATCGGTACGTCGACTCCGCGCTGGCGTACCAGGGCTCCGGGCGGGATCTGGACCTGTCCGACGTCGAGCGGGTGAACCGCTGGGCCACCGACGACCTCCGGCCGAACCTGACGATCCTGCTCGACCTGCCCCCGAAACGCGGTCTCGGCCGGTTCGAGGAGCGGGACCGGATCGAAGCCCAGTCCGACGAGTTCCACGAGCGGGTGCGGCACGCGTTCCTCGAGCTGGCCGCGGCCGAGCCGCAGTACTACCTGATCCTCGACGCCACGCAGGACCGCGAGGACATCGCCAAACAGATCCGCGCCCGACTCCAACCGATCCTCCCCAAGGTGGGCCTATGA
- the yczR gene encoding aminotransferase-like domain-containing protein, producing the protein MRPIEVVDRLGRWSSGRGPLYLLLAARLRRLIDDGELPPGVLLPPDRALAGALAVGRTTVVAAYDLLRSEGRITRRQGSGTRVAGVPSEGAVEDAPVDPIFLDSLEARDDDVLLAICAAPGDPPPQLAEAFVQIAPELSQISDDIGYYPYGHPSLRKALAARYAARGVRTSFEQILVTNGGQQALSLLAHALVSPGDQVLVEAPTYPGALEVFREEGAVLRGLPVGLDGFEAAVRERRPAVAYVVPTYHNPTGSVLSALVRQRLAGAGVPLIEDEVPADLGFPGAEQPTPMAAYSESVISIGSLSKSIWGGLRIGWIRASTPLINRLARLRAVHDLGGNIPTQLAAVHLLPLLDDPALAATLKSRHDHLHGLLTQHLPAWDIPEVRGGQCLWVGLPYGDGTSFAQTALRHDLAILPGAGLDITGNSDAHIRLHFRARETDLTEAVHRLTTAWSAYHPPAERVHPRPAIAI; encoded by the coding sequence ATGAGGCCAATCGAAGTAGTTGACCGGTTGGGCCGCTGGTCGTCCGGCCGCGGCCCGCTCTACCTTCTGCTCGCGGCCCGGCTCCGGCGCCTGATCGACGACGGCGAACTGCCGCCGGGCGTGCTCCTCCCGCCGGACCGCGCGCTGGCCGGCGCACTGGCAGTCGGCCGTACGACGGTGGTCGCTGCGTACGACCTGCTCCGCTCGGAGGGGCGGATCACCCGACGACAGGGCAGTGGCACGCGGGTGGCCGGCGTACCGTCCGAAGGCGCGGTCGAGGACGCCCCGGTCGACCCGATCTTCCTGGACTCGCTGGAGGCGCGCGACGACGACGTACTACTGGCCATCTGCGCCGCGCCCGGCGATCCGCCGCCCCAGCTGGCCGAGGCGTTCGTGCAGATCGCTCCTGAGCTCAGTCAGATCAGCGATGACATCGGCTACTACCCGTACGGTCATCCGTCGCTGCGGAAGGCGCTGGCGGCCCGCTACGCGGCTCGCGGCGTACGGACGTCTTTCGAGCAGATCCTGGTCACCAACGGCGGCCAACAGGCCCTGTCCCTGCTGGCTCATGCTCTGGTGTCGCCCGGTGACCAGGTGCTCGTCGAGGCACCGACGTACCCGGGCGCGCTCGAGGTGTTCCGGGAGGAGGGCGCAGTACTGCGTGGTCTGCCGGTCGGACTGGACGGGTTCGAGGCGGCTGTGCGGGAGCGGCGTCCGGCGGTGGCCTACGTCGTTCCGACGTACCACAACCCGACCGGGTCGGTGCTGTCTGCGCTGGTGCGGCAGCGGTTGGCCGGTGCGGGGGTTCCGCTGATCGAGGACGAGGTTCCGGCCGATCTCGGCTTCCCTGGCGCGGAGCAGCCCACACCGATGGCGGCGTACAGCGAGTCGGTGATCTCGATCGGCTCACTCAGCAAGAGCATCTGGGGCGGTCTGCGCATCGGCTGGATCCGCGCTTCCACACCCCTGATCAACCGCCTCGCCCGCCTCCGCGCCGTACACGACCTGGGCGGCAACATCCCGACCCAGCTGGCCGCAGTACACCTCTTGCCGCTGCTGGACGACCCCGCCCTCGCCGCGACCCTCAAGTCCCGCCACGACCACCTCCACGGGCTGCTGACCCAGCACCTACCAGCCTGGGACATCCCGGAAGTGAGAGGAGGCCAATGCCTGTGGGTCGGCCTCCCCTACGGCGACGGCACCTCTTTCGCCCAGACCGCCCTACGCCACGACCTGGCCATCCTCCCCGGCGCCGGCCTGGACATCACCGGCAACAGCGACGCCCACATCCGCCTCCACTTCCGAGCCCGTGAGACCGACCTCACCGAAGCCGTCCACCGCCTGACCACAGCCTGGTCCGCCTACCACCCACCGGCCGAACGGGTACACCCCCGCCCGGCCATCGCCATCTGA